The Enterobacteriaceae endosymbiont of Macroplea mutica region ATGAATATTTAAATGTATAAAGGTTTTTTTGATCATTTTATAATAGTTTTAGAAAAATATAATTATACAATTTTATTTTGCAATTTGTATACAAATCTTATCTGCAATACAAACAATAATATTATTTACTGTGGCCACAGAATCATAAAAAAAAAATTTTTTTTATTATGTTTAAAATAACTTTTAATAATTATTTGATCACCAGGAATAACTTTTTGTTTAAAACGTATATTTTTAATACTAACAACATAAAACATTTTCTGTTTAATAAAATTATTAGATACTGTTTTATATAATAAAATTCCTGTAGTTTGTATCATAGATTCTAATATTAATACTCCAGGATAAATTGGCTGATTAGGAAAATGTCCTATAAAATATGGTTCATTAATAGTGATGTTTTTAATAACATGAATTACTAATCTAGTAGTATCAACATATATGATACGATCTATTAAAATAAATGGGTAACGATGTGGTAAAATATTTAAAATTTCATTAATATAAAAAATATTATTCAATTAATTATCTCTATAATATTAATTGTATTACAATACTAATATATTATACATTTAAAAAAATTATTTTAAATATTTTTTCATGATTATTTTTATAATTAATCACTAAATTTAATATTCATGAATAAAATTAATTACATTAATTATTTTCAATAGTAAATTGAAATAATTGTATCTGATCATGTATAGATTTTTTTAATGGGTATGCGCATGTCAAAGTCATAACACCTAATGGTGTTTTATATTTTAACACAAAACCAATAGATGATCTTAGTTCTGTAAAAAAATTTTTTGTAGATGTTAAATCTAATTTAGAAAAACTATTTTTTGTATATATCAAATTCCATATACTACCTATATCAACAAATAATAATGGTTTAAAATTTTGTAAATATTGATATATTGGTATATGTGGAGGTATAGAAAATTTAAGTTCTGTTGTTAATTGAAACATAATATTATCATGATATGATACAGGATTGATATGTATTAAATGATGTTTTATATAAAATTTATTTATAGAATTATCATAATGTTTTTTAACATTTATATTAGGTTGAATGCCTCTAACAATATTAGTATGATTTATCCCAATCATTTCAGGGAAAATATAAGTGTTATTTGCAAGACTATTTATATAACTTATTTTACTTCTAATGATAAAATTCATGAGATAAATATATGTTTTATGATACTTATCAAGTAGTTTTATATATATCGGAATATATTGATTATATTCAAACATTAATTTATAATTATGATGATAAATTTTTTGTAAAATTGAAAAATTAAAACTTAAAATTGCTAAAATACCTTTTGTAGGTTGTTCTTGATGATTTAAAGTATTAAAAATTAAAAAATTTTTTATATTATATTCTACTAATGAATAAATATTTTTCTGAAAAATAATATATTCTTTTGTGTTAGTATAATTATTATTTAAATATATCGGTTTTGGCAAAGTAAAATTATATATTTGATGATGTAGTAATCCTATATAATTTTTTATTGCAAAATGTGTAGCATATATAGGTAGTTTTAATATAGTATATATGCCTTTTTTTATATCTATATAATGAATATTTTTTTCAGGATGATAAAAAAACATTTTTATACCAATACTTATATTTTTGTAAAAAATATATGGTTTTATTAATAAAATATTCCAATAAAATTCATTAATACTTTTATTAATTGTTACTAAAAGATTATTAGCTTTACCTAAAAAATTATCTTTTTGTAAGTATGAATTTAACATTAATTTATTATTATTCAAACCAAAATTAAAATTAAATATATTTGTATTATTATTATGAATATTATAAATAACATCTATAGAATTTAATTTATCATGATTATGATGAAATAATACTGATACATAATTAATATATTCAAGTTGTGTTAATTTATTTTTTGTTTGTTGTATTAAATT contains the following coding sequences:
- the fabZ gene encoding 3-hydroxyacyl-ACP dehydratase FabZ, producing MNNIFYINEILNILPHRYPFILIDRIIYVDTTRLVIHVIKNITINEPYFIGHFPNQPIYPGVLILESMIQTTGILLYKTVSNNFIKQKMFYVVSIKNIRFKQKVIPGDQIIIKSYFKHNKKNFFFMILWPQ
- a CDS encoding BamA/TamA family outer membrane protein, translating into MIIQKYYITKIHVICTFIFVIFVNLFYITPLQAQSLKHFNDTTYNVVDKISDVPHQNIKNTIIFIGNKKINSNILYKILYKLKITKYNIVDKKKIFLLKKYIKHIYNIYGISNIEIFIIKDDKLYNKIYIFINEIGKVKIQQINIIGNSAFKQPIILKNVSLYFRKLWYYFGLYYYNKQTISCIMHDITHFYIKQGFLKFKITNIKYNIIPNKHRVNLDIFVKENQLYIIKKIMINIKSKQLINSIRVISNIYLNQTYQTKKILILKKKIINYLITCGFLHPIVLIYKTYDITVRNIVLHVYVDTGMKYYVRYIKFIHNKIIPEYLLQNNLLHKEHHILNLNLIQQTKNKLTQLEYINYVSVLFHHNHDKLNSIDVIYNIHNNNTNIFNFNFGLNNNKLMLNSYLQKDNFLGKANNLLVTINKSINEFYWNILLIKPYIFYKNISIGIKMFFYHPEKNIHYIDIKKGIYTILKLPIYATHFAIKNYIGLLHHQIYNFTLPKPIYLNNNYTNTKEYIIFQKNIYSLVEYNIKNFLIFNTLNHQEQPTKGILAILSFNFSILQKIYHHNYKLMFEYNQYIPIYIKLLDKYHKTYIYLMNFIIRSKISYINSLANNTYIFPEMIGINHTNIVRGIQPNINVKKHYDNSINKFYIKHHLIHINPVSYHDNIMFQLTTELKFSIPPHIPIYQYLQNFKPLLFVDIGSIWNLIYTKNSFSKLDLTSTKNFFTELRSSIGFVLKYKTPLGVMTLTCAYPLKKSIHDQIQLFQFTIENN